In the Colias croceus chromosome 25, ilColCroc2.1 genome, CaaaatgtttcatttataCCAAATCCATATTAAAatcctataaatattatgtaatgtacgcgaaagtttgtatggatgtttgttactctttcacgtaaaaactactgaaccgattacaatgaaatttagcacacatatagagtttttatccctgaaatcccacggaaacgggaactatgcgggttttcctttgcaaacgcgggcgaagccgcgggcggaaatctagttaatatataaatcCTTGAGGCACCCCTGTATAAGATCCAGTAGTGGACGTCTAACGGCTGAACAACAATagacaacaacaacaaaagcaACAAATACTCATATTCTCTATTTATTATGTTGGTAACAGTAATAGCAAACTACAAAACTATCGTATGGCTAAAATATATCCCATCTCTATGTTATAAACAGCGATTACAAAGCACTAAACGGATTATTTTCACTTTTAACAACTTTACATGATGTCAGTCACTAAAGGTGCTAATTGATACACTGACCTGGCACAATGTtacggattttaattttacggcGCTCGTTTGCATAATTTGCTAAATTCCAAGTAAATCTGTTGCAGTTTTGCATACCTACCTAGTGCAATTTTTGTGATGTTTGTGGTAGCTTagtattaattacctatataagtgacttatgaataatttttattgtaagaatttaaacaataacgACATTATGcgtttatatttcattaacaaTTACCTGCAATTTCTATAATACCATATTTATCCATACTGTATCAACAGCAAAAAATCAAGGACCACTTTTGGCTTCAAAATAATCTTACAGATACGATTGGTATGCGCATGCTGCAATATGCGTATTAGCTGTTACCCAGGGGAATGATATGTTACCGCGATAATAATTTGcatattaagtataatatcATTCATCTCTAGCTTCCTGCAGacaaaaaatttgtataataaaatcgccCCGATGTGATGTGAAATAAAGACAAACACACGTACCTATACGTATGTACTTATAACATTTGTAAGGATAAAGTAAGGATATGAAAAAGCGTCACGTACTCACGTACGTAGACAACCCTACACTGAAACTTATATCACCAAATACATTTGGTTTGTATGAAACGAGATCAATTTTTCCAAAACCTTGGGAGTGATTGAGACATGATGGCTCGAATTACATGCGACATGCCAGTGAATGTTGACACCTGGGATTATGTTACGGCAATACTGTAACTGATTTCGTATTTGATACACCAACGCGATTAGGGTCTAGTGTTAGTGGGTTGAACGAATTGGCATTTGAAGGGATAATAGTATTCAAATTTTAAGGTGGTTCAaaaagtttttgaagtgaaacttctttaggcgcgatgagagtaaaatttcaaggtcacgtcatggcaataccttcacatcatggagtaaggcggcAATTCTGGTACATTTGAatattgccaaagaagtttcacttctgacacgtgtgctcggcacacacgctcttttttcaTATTGTCAATTCCTGAAGGGTTACGATGTAGACAGAATTGTAACGACTCTTATAAGTCTATTGTTTAGTAGGTAATAAGAAATTGAACTTCAGCTAAAAGGTTTCTGCGACCTTTTTCCGTGGTTGCATTCTGCATAAGTATAAAAGTAGACAAgacatttttatcaattcaAGGTTGATTCAAATTTTCAGCAAGGTCGTTAAATCTATAAAAGCTTTCACTGAAAATCTAGCCccatcaattaaaaacttactgATTGTTTGTTATCTGTTACAGTACTATAGTTTTAGCTTTCAcataatctattttatcttcaagggtaatgaaaaaatgtgaTCTCTAAGGATTATAATCCATTATTACATCGAGCAAGAATTTGagcaattttcatttaaaatgtaatatcaCGGAATTATCAACAGACTTGcaatacagataataattaagttttgGGGTTCCTTATGATATATACGTacgaatttttaataaaaaaatcatgtatttattttaatttgaaggtTCCTTTAAAACATACAGTTAACTACAAAACTGTAACGTTTTGTTTAACTTGACCTATTAGTTCAGTGTATGCGAAAATTTGAACTTTGTGGCGTGACTGCGtgacaatacaaaaaaattttaaggCGAGAGTAGAGCAAAGCTTGGCTCATGAGGCGtcaaaattaattgttaaaattggcTTATAATAGCATACCTATATACTAATTAGTCTAAATTCAATGTGTACGGAGCCATTCATATTGACTGTCGACTCTCACTTGgccaatattatttaatacaacaACACCTATCTGTTAATTTGTCGTTATGTAATATCATTGCGCTCATGttggtaggtatatattttgtaattaacttttttatatattttttaatttaattgtgttACGAAATTGAACAGTTATTTTATCATTCAATTTCCATCTTGTTAATTGTAAAATGACCgaaaagtgaatattaattatatagaaattggtaaaaatatttttgcgaAGTTATAGTAAGCTCAATGTTAATTCATTTGTTTCTATTTCAAATACTCAGCTAACATTTTGAGTTCAGATCTTTCATTGCACACATGATAAAAATTGACCgttaatttttgttatgttAATTTTCGTTAAAGTAAACCTATGTTAATTGatcttataagttataacattTCCTTTATAACTTAATAACTGAATTAATACAATagtaattgaattaattacaTGAGTGTAAAAGCCCGAACTATGTGTACCTATTGAGAGTAGAAATATTTGGTCGTCGTCATTTCAGCCGGGGGATAAccactgctggacaaaggCCTTCCTCAAGGATtattacatatatagatataaaatatgtatataagaatatttacaagtaacaaaaatattgtatagtcTATTTTTATGCCATCTAAAATAGTTTTgtggtaaaataaacattaataataacgtcacgtataaaatatattatagtaagtaagtgtattatattattattaaatcataGTCATTAGATAACTCTTATGTGATTATTGGCACGAATTAGGTCAAGTGCCGAGAGAGTTACCGCACCCTCACAGAAGGTCGCTACAATATTATATCGCATAgcatcttaaaatataatataatatgtcatacatataactataataattaattaattaattaattatatatttatgtacattatatttaGATATCATATTTTTGCATATGAATAATGGAAatgtactaaaatattataaattggtgttaattttttttacaaaaaatatactaagaGGTGTTTTCTATATAGGCTGCTTTGATGAAAGTAGGTGTTTCCCACGTGTTTCCTGTCTATCTAGCACTTTCGCCTTCTTTCGGCTTTGCCCGAGGTATTTATCGGAATAAGTgactgtttttaaaataactttattatacaCTTAGTGGAAGATAcgtatgataataaatataacattgttTGATGTATATGTGAccaaattctaaaatattctAAACGAAGAAGACTACCCAAGTTCATGAGTCGCAATGTCCAAGCTACGAAAGCTTTGAAAGCTTGGACATTGAATACCATTTTAAGctctattatattaataaaaagctaTAACAATTATACAAAATGGAACCTTGAAACCTAACGTCTATATCCATTAGACATTAGATAGGTTTGAAATAGGTATATAAGCACTAAGAACTTATTGCTTCTCATTTTATAACATTCCTTGCGAAACATAGAGCCTTGAGTGAAGGGTAgtattatatgaatttattagattatgCACGGCATAAATTATAgatgcattttatttaaatttaatctatgataatatattatgtataattgaGGGTCTCTATGTAAAATATGCTTTTTTATCTTTGATCGTGGTCTTCTTACAAAAGCTCAGATCAATTGAAAACTGTAAAGCACTAAGAAAAGATAAGTGTAACCATTTCTATAGCTATGTGTGAGTACTGAAGTGTTgtcagattttttatttttcgtagTAGTGTTAGCTTTTTAACGATGTAAGAATTTTCAAAACCTGTCCAGTGatttcatacaattttgttCAAAAGTTGCATCTATTCGCATGGCCCTGtcctaaattaaattttcaccATTTGGTTAGTTTcatttaatatctataactAAAGAAGAATGAGATAGCATTCTTTAAGTAATCTTTGAATAGGAATTAATTTAGTATAGGTAATGTTTGTTTATGTAGACTAGttataggtaagtacctattcaCTACTCATTGCACGAATTGCTTTGAGACTAGGAACCATGAGTGTAgaagaatattaattattaattatataatataatttagataCACTGCTGTAAGAgttcaaatacatatttgtattcAGAGCGTGTAATCGTATCGATACGTTTAGATATTTTACAATTCCTTCCTAATTGTGatgttgaattttttatttatttttttgtttgtctactttcaataaataatatttttagattaagtaataatataatattaaatatcgaAGTTATTTGTAGCAAATATGGTGTGAAGGTTGCAGAATAAATTAGATGAAAATTCGTAGATACGATGAACCGGGTTGTCGCTATTTTTAGaacctattatattattatttaaatgcagTACCTATAGAGAAATTTGTTTCAGTACTTTGTTTATGGGACCCTTTGTCCCATCAATTGAGTTAGTGTGTTagtatatacagggtgtcccaccgtTGGTATTCTAAGCTCAatggaggttatagttttgcattcgctgagtacgtaaaaaaatatttataaaattccatatgcgtttttttcaaatagatgaattcttaaaactctttgtgtacaacaagcaacccgcccaattTTGTCAcccgcacgtgagctatcgtttaagattatgtttttatcttaaacgatatttgtttgttgtttgttgattGTTGTTTGAGTCTTTTTTACGTGATTAGTGTATGCAAgtctacaagtcccttcgcgcttagtatactgatagtgggacaccctgtatattattgacataaaattatactgtaaaatatataaatgatcCACTGACTACCGAACTAGTTGAAAACTGtgtttcttaaaaattaaaatattgtaatgtcATTCGGTATTAGCCCGGAAATGATacaaatgcattttttttcgATCGGTTGCATATAGATACAGGAAGGATGAagtaataatttgatattatttaaaaatagtttccGTATAACATCATGCtctttttttcgtttttattaattactgatCAATTTCATATCATCCGTTACActatgttattgtttttacaatGATAAAGGGGTCAAAAGTTGAGTAAATAATTTTCCCGTCTCAATAGCTTACATGAAGCCTcgtatttaaagtaaacagTAAGCAAAAAGTAAACATTTGAGCAtcagttgataaataatataattgggAACATTAAAATGTTGTCGCTCATTCGGTGAGAACTTCAACATGCGTTGTTGTTCGAGCCCAACGGGCTGTCCTCAAAGCTCTCGTTAACAAACCTCTCCGCTATCCGACCAGCGAATTATATGCTCTTTGCCAAGTTCCCACCGTTAGACAATTGTTTATTCTCAAAGTTTTTCTGAGGAAGCACTCAGACACTGTGTATGACTTGGACTTTATAAATACTAGGCGCAGAAACGACAGAGTATGCGTTATTAAATATCGCAGAACAGCAATAGCTAGTCGCCACTATCTTTTCATAAGTTCGTTAatctacaataaaattaatcaagtCCTCAATATTTACCCACTCTGTCATTATAAGCTAAAAACCATACTCCTAAATTGGCTTATATCCCTCTCGTATGATGAAACTgaactaattattaaaaccaccATCTAAACTTCTACATTTCTCACTCAACCTCACAAACTCACATAATCTCACTCTCGCATACTCACACACATAACATTCTCACACTCTCTCACAAACACATACCTGCacatttttgtctttttaattttgtataaatcgTCTTACTTACTTTTATCATTACTTTGTGTTTCTGTTTTGGAGAtatgaatgttaaaatttgattagTGGAACTACTAATGTTTGGAGGCGGGCGTTGGCACCTGTGCCGCAGCttatttaagcttttatgGGTGCCATCGTGcataaagtttttgtaatgtgttgttgtgttccaaataaacaattttgattttttgattttttgatTTAGCTCTGCAtctaacaattttatataatatttatttcatttagtcCATAAAGCTCTTTATTATACAGATCAATGATTTTCTTCCAAATTATACAATGATACCAAAAACtggctaataaaaaaatataatatttatttcatttagtcCATAAAGCTCTTTATTATACAGATCAATGATTTTCTTCCAAATTATACAATGATACCAAAAACTGGCTAATAACAACTAGATAACCAATTGTTCAACGAAACCTTgtcacaaaacattttttcattttttttgaaGCATGAACATATAGCTGTAAAATCTAAGGAGGCGGGCCAATACGATGTTCAGGTGCAATAACAAACGACCAAAAGCCTTCggtcaatatattttttatgctaatttttttattcgttaaTCGTCTTCTTTGACTATGACATTGGAATCAAATGTTGCCAGTTGATATTTGAAGCAAagaattttaatgttgaaATAAGATATGTTCGTCTCGATAGCACGCTTGATGCACATTTTTAGCAACGTTGCATAATTTTAGCAAGTTGGCTAAAGAATCTTTTCACTTTTTACAGAATACAAATAAGAATTAGTAcagattatattaattaaaaatataaaataaggcTATAATTGCATGGAAACTAGAGACAATAAAATCAGTGAAAAATGCAGCTTTAATAGATTTGGACGGGACATGGAATTTTTGAAGATGACaaatatcattatattatggaAAAAACAAAGTTATTACTCTTTCCTTTcttttttcctttaatttccaattaaaattgaaacataTAAGGCTGATCAAGTACGAAAGTAGATTAAAAACTACAGCCTAGTTCTATagtctacataatatgttaatacctacctaagcttttgagttaattatttttttaagatattcTAAGTTGTGATAGAGTTTCTAGGGTGATAGAGTTTCCTAAtctctacatttttattgaaactgctacataaatactttaaataatgtatataaCAATGAAGAATTTCAATTTACATCTCTTCCTGCACTCCATTATATAGCAGCTTTTTAGCTTTACAGTTATATATAGTAAAGTTTACAAGTTATATATAGCtaaatatatctttatataCTGATCATTATGTCTTGATTGTCTATCCATTTGTAATTGAAGCAGCAATTACGCAAGTTGTATGCGGTTTATGTCCACAAAATGACTCTATttcaatattgtaatattaaacgttcattttataataaggaTGAATGTTATAGGAGTGCAGTAGAGAGCATAGCCCATTGCAAATATAAGGAATATCGTAAAATTTGTGAATGGTTTTTGTTAATGGTTTCAGAAGTTTGACTATAAGAATCATAAAGATATAGGTAGGCatgaatataaatgttttaaaataatagtaataatattcCTTACTACAATTATAAGCTAATGAATTAGTTTATTAGAAATTGTATCTACTTCAAAGCATCTTATTACACGCCATTTAGAAATATAGTCTAGATAAATCTTATAGCTAATACTTTATATATTCTTATTACGCTATTGCTTCAGTACCAAGTACCTATTTTTTCCTTTTGGAAGTTAGCAAGATAGAGCTTTTCTTATAATCAATTGTATTTAAAGGACTTATCTAAATATATCTTTGTTAGCTTTTATCctcaactagcttccgcccacgactttgtacgtgcatccccgttttccCCCGTTCCCggaagaatttcgggaaatcctttcttagcggacgcctacgttatgacatctacctgcatgccaaatttcagcccgatacgtccagcggcttgggctgtgcgttgatagatcactatatcagtcacctttgagttttatatatatagatttagtaataataagaattaaaataagtgTCACAGAAATTTTGTTCATTGCTTCAATTTCCCTCAATTTTTCTatgtttaatgtaatttttttatttgaaacctCGAAAAATGAAACTATCTCAAAATCGAAAACAATCAAAACATCGCTCTAATTCGCaacaaataagtatattacAATTAACACATAAAATTATCGGGCCCAAGCATTCACCCTTCTTGTGTGGGCGTAGTGGGAGGGACAGTATAAAGAGTGATCGGACAATTTTACCAGCACCAACCGGTCTTCGACGACGAAGACAGCAACATGAAATTAACGGTGAGTCAAGTGAAGTGTGTGTGACAGTGATTTGAAAATCGAAACAAAATTTCCCGCGCTAAAAATGgattgtgaaaaaaaaaacgtgggCACCTCTATGGTATCCTTGATAGGATCGAACGGGTTTGctgattttgaaaattatttttggttttttattttcaaaaataaaatttcatgctTGTAGAAATGGAATTGGTAAagtaaaatgttatttgtttcttaattaaaataaaaaaaatggtggcaaaaattttaaacaataaaattttcacgAGTTTTCTTAATCCATCTAATCTCTCAAAGGAAAAACTTAATAAGCTATTTTACTACCTTTTTTGATCCATTATCGGTTCACTAATTTCATATAATACTAAATCGTAACAAAACAGTGTACCAATAGACAAATTAATAGACAAAGGGGAAAAAAACTAGTCTGACTAATGATAGGCTTATTCCCACGGTCTATTGAGCTGTTGTTACATAAAAAGCGATTTAGTTAATAACATGCTAGGCATAGCGTTTAACTAATTTTCCTTAGCTTCGCGTTGTTCTAAGGTAATTTGCATTTCACTTTCTGTTTCTACGTGAAACAAAATTATAGCCATGGAAATTTATAGAACTGTAGCATTGTTTTGTTCATTTGAAATTAcgtataattttgttttaattattaaaataagtattatagcTATTGTTTACGGTTTAAACTAatcaatgtatttaaattttaaataatatcttttgAGTATGGTGgagcattttaaattaagaataaatacCAGAATAATATTCGtacatgaatatttattagtaagtaATATACTTAGTGAAAAACTATAATGACTTAATATGTCttatgaatatatttcatcacaaaataactataattcAGTTAACATAACGTTAGTAATCCATTAAGTAAAAGCTATTATTACTCATAATGTTCTTTACAGTGTGATTATTTGATATTACGGgctgtaacataatattattgaatgatGTAATAGAAAATGTATTATCAGGTGTTACTATTAGTTGAAGAATACGACTTATGTGTTCAATGAGGaataacttattataatattatgtatatggaatcaaaatataaacgcaagtcaaaatacttatattattaatacgaaaaagaaaaaaacgcATTGAGTTCCgttttaatttcattcattGGATAGGTAATTaacgaaattttaatatcttgaTAACGAAAAAAACCTACTTTTGCATTATTGCGAATTATTATTTggtaatttttgaaatacgCTTCTAATGaggaaaataattgtaatttctGTTTgctaattgtatttaattagtaCGAAATTCCTTAGATACTATCTGTATGAAGAATGACGATTCAATTCCTCAGCAATTTTTATGTAGTGTTTGTTTACAACCAGACATAACTTTCTTTCGGAGACAGGCGACGATACATTACTATAAATAGCACAACTTGTCTATAACTCGGAAATGCAATGGTTATCTATGGTTGCTTGATCTTGATTTCTTGTTTTCCAGCGCAAAACTCGCAGGTTATTGACCGGAATGTCAAGTTttcttgtaatattttatatggaaggTATACAAGTGCGTATACACGTGATCAAATCTAATACACTTTCTTTTATCACGTTAAGTGACGTAACTGAAGTAATTACATGTATGAGTGTAATAAAGCATGCTGTCGGAAGCTTCTGTTCTTAAATGGATTCTATCAgggctaatttatttttaaatttatcggtacattatctgtatatttaattgtcagtgtattaattgaatataaattatgagctaaagatgttaataaaatcattcctTTCAGCGAGTTAATAGCATCAATAAGTTCatagaaaaagtaaaaactgcCTCTCTTCGGGAAGTCGCTATAATAATTGGGTTAAATTTTAGTGACCAAAATTATAGATTACGCAATCCAAAAGTGGCActacttaaaataatgatataacGTATATAGAAAACGTAGAAAGTTTTAAACAATAGTTAAACTTGCGTTAAAAACACAAGTTAGTGACTCGCGAAAGTCGCTGTATTGTGACTTGTGAGAATAGCAATTTTGATTGAAGCAATTAAACGAATGGTTATCATTGTTGACTATTTTTTGCACAGATAACTCAGAATTGACTTAGAGCTATGTAAAGAACGATCCGTGACGTATGTCATTCATACTGTCTTCTTTTGTTTTTGCTTATTGTACtcatgtaatataaataaatattactaataTTTGAATGACTGGAAATGCATATTCTACGGTTGATTTGCATGTTTGAATTAGAACGAAagagattaaagttttaaattttaataaattatcgaCATCCTAATTAGCATCGTTAAtcgattataattaatgtaccaaccaaacatacaaattcattataaactaattttatttgctataaaataaatcgtttCCTTATATacggtaggtaggtatacctatgtttatgtcaattatacatatttaatatccACACTAATAAGTGTAATCAACAAATACAAAGAACGACTCAATTTATAACTGTTAAAATCatggttataatatttagtacctacataaattagACAATCTCATATGACCCTAATAACTCGGTAGCTAAATTATGCAAGCCATGTTTCATTCACTGTACTGAGCGAAGCGTGCTGATTTTATCATCTAATTTGTTGtataattactaataatgtattgaaaaacttccgaattaaattatgtttctttttGCAAAATTTGATCATATTAATTTCACATTTGGGTTTTTTGTTCTTTGACATTCGTTTGTGTTCGAATGTCAAATGCAACATGTatgcaaattaatatttgccataaatatttgttattatatgaatttattcattgattattaaatatgtaattaaatgacTTAATTAACAACaagactataataatatacgaaaagttagtaggtatacctacttattaccCAATTAATAATCTTTTGGCTAGAATTAGAACATATGAAAACTTTAATGTATTGGCAATTTCTTTTTTACAAGGATATACGTTTCACATAGAAACATCTCTTAACAcctattaaatgttttaaatgctGATCACGTGGGATTAAGCCCGCATTAAAATGTTTGAGACATAGCGGAGATTTAAAGcatgtaaatttaaatgaaatagaaaGTAAGTAGAGCGCTTGAACATAGATTCGTAGAGCCGATACGAGCCGGTAACGAACTACTAGAATTTGTTATTGAGTACGGTTTTATGTCTTTTGTTGGCCTACTATTAATTTCCGCATAAGTCACACTACAATACTATACTTAAGTACGGATTATAATATCGTGGCTAGAGTTGGATTACTGTAGTTCATGcatgaaatatttatgtcgtactagcttaccacccgcggcttcgcccgctttgtctaaaacctaataaattatatacttaaacctgcctcttgaatcactctatctattaaaaaaaaccgcatcaaaatccgttgcgtagttttaaagatttaagcatacaaagggacatagggacagtgAAAGCGACTTTTGTTTTatgctatgtagtgatataataattaaactttttatttgttcgCAGGTTGTATTAGTTGCCTCACTGGCGGTGGTGGCCCTCGCTACTGAAGAGAAAGGCACCAAGAACGCTGCCACAGAAGAGAAGAAGCAGGACAAACGGGGCATTTACGACACTGGCTCTTACGGTGGTGGCTACCAGATCGGTGATGGCGGTCACGGCGGCTACGGAGGCCAGAGCTTCAGCAGTGGAGACTTCAGCGGACATGGCGGTGAATTCGGAGGTGTCTCCGGCGACTCATGGAAACCAATCCAAAGTGACCACGGACACAGTCACCATCACCACGTCAAGACCATCGAGGTGATCAAGAAGGTCCCCGTCCCCTACACTGTCGAGAAACACGTCCCCTACACCGTTGAAAAGAAAGTGCCTTATGAAGTCAAAGTACCTTATCCCCAGCCCTACACCGTCGAAAAGAAGGTCCCAGTTACCGTCAAGGAGTACGTCAAATATCCAGTATACGTTCCCGAACCTTACACAGTTGAAAAGAAGGTGCCTTATGAAGTCAAGGTCCCCGTCGACAAGCCCTTCGAAGTCAAAGTGAAAGTACCAACCCCTTACACCGTTGAAAAGAAAGTACCTTATGAAGTGAAGGTCCCATACCCCCAGCCCTACACCGTTGAAAAGAAAGTACCCGTCCCCGTGAAATACGAAGTGAAAGTGCCCCAGCCCTACGAAGTCGTCAAGAAGGTGCCTTATGAAGTCAAGGTCCCAGTAGACAGGCCTTACCACGTATACGTCGAGAAGCCTTACCCAGTGTCCGTCGAAAAGCCTTACCCCGTTACAGTACACAAGCCTGTCCCCTACGAAGTTAAGGTTCCAGTCGACAAACCTTACAAGGTGGAGGTTGAGAAGCCCTACCCAGTCCCAGTCAAGGTGCTCGTGCCCAAGCCTTATGATGTGTACAAGAAATTCCCCTACACCGTTGAGAAGAAGGTCCCCTATGAAGTTAAGGTGCCCATTGACAAGCCATACCCCGTGTACAAGGATGTCCCAGTGCCCCTCGTCCAGGAGGTCCCATACCCCGTCAAGGTCCACGTTCCCGTACATCTGAAGAAAGAAGAGCACCACGGCTGGCATTAAACAGCAATACAAATTAGGTCTCACACCAGTACCTTATAGGTTAAGTTCGAAATGTGATCATTAGTATTCGTAGTGTGTATGTAAATTTAAGATTTTGACGCTTCCAGAACGTTCTAGAAGCGTGAAAATTCTTTGTGATTGATTATATTTATCAAACGCATTTGACAACTTGAATGTCGTGTATAGAAATCTAAAGAATGATCTGTTATTACTTGTTTATGcttgttttatgtatttgtgaAAGTGATACTTTTGCAATTACCTTACGTTGAGgctgatataataaaaaagttataaatatgtgctaattttattcaacccaattattatcataaaagtTAAGGAAATTCTGCaaataataggtactaaaGATATAAAGACTTGAAAGTCCAAATCCTAAGTACCTACTAGTAATCGTTGC is a window encoding:
- the LOC123703249 gene encoding repetitive proline-rich cell wall protein; this encodes MKLTVVLVASLAVVALATEEKGTKNAATEEKKQDKRGIYDTGSYGGGYQIGDGGHGGYGGQSFSSGDFSGHGGEFGGVSGDSWKPIQSDHGHSHHHHVKTIEVIKKVPVPYTVEKHVPYTVEKKVPYEVKVPYPQPYTVEKKVPVTVKEYVKYPVYVPEPYTVEKKVPYEVKVPVDKPFEVKVKVPTPYTVEKKVPYEVKVPYPQPYTVEKKVPVPVKYEVKVPQPYEVVKKVPYEVKVPVDRPYHVYVEKPYPVSVEKPYPVTVHKPVPYEVKVPVDKPYKVEVEKPYPVPVKVLVPKPYDVYKKFPYTVEKKVPYEVKVPIDKPYPVYKDVPVPLVQEVPYPVKVHVPVHLKKEEHHGWH